The Oryzias melastigma strain HK-1 linkage group LG3, ASM292280v2, whole genome shotgun sequence genome contains a region encoding:
- the LOC112141915 gene encoding golgin subfamily B member 1 isoform X1 has product MIRMEQSSRTTTMLKWFSGEEGEPGSGGPGSPRNAAGLGEVAMEEVAERLAQTERLVTQLKEMIREKDAALQSKDEELKVEKEASEAKLSKLRLQSKAKVTSLTAQLEELKKHADPASLTHSKKASSEGAEHASRGKIVLLKKKVEELEQQLTLRDQELENKKKELEALLQRGEEMDVMLMEKEKRLEEKEAYIVHLQTGLSGEKPSTPVPEHGVVEEDNRGPMEELQLLVQSLTRKVGEAEERYSLLQEQTDRLRELLTSNQEQYSQKESMYQQNIQTFNDIIIQKDNQLMEIYQMHEQELFKLAAKSDASADLEQVPTASF; this is encoded by the exons atgatcagaatggagcagagca GTAGGACCACAACCATGCTGAAATGGTTTTCTGGAGAGGAGGGAGAGCCTGGCTCTGGA GGTCCAGGCTCTCCCCGCAATGCTGCTGGGCTGGGCGAGGTTGCCATGGAGGAGGTGGCGGAGAGGCTGGCTCAAACGGAGCGGCTGGTCACTCAGCTGAAGGAGATGATACGGGAAAAGGACGCAGCTCTCCAGTCCAAGGATGAGGAGCTAAAG GTGGAGAAAGAGGCGAGTGAGGCCAAGTTGTCAAAGCTCCGCCTCCAAAGCAAAGCCAAAGTGACATCCTTAACGGCAcagctggaggagctgaagaaACATGCAGACCCTGCCTCTCTGACTCACAGTAAGAAG GCGTCATCAGAGGGAGCAGAACATGCAAGTCGGGGAAAGATAGTGTTACTAAAGAAAAAGGTTGAAGAACTAGAACAGCAGCTCACCCTCAGAGACCAGGAACTGGAGAACAAG AAAAAGGAGTTGGAGGCGCTTCTTCAGCGGGGGGAGGAAATGGACGTCATGCTGATGGAGAAAGAGAAGAGGCTGGAAGAGAAAGAAGCTTACATTGTCCATCTGCAGACGGGGTTGTCTGGAGAAAAGCCCAGCACGCCAGTGCCAGAACATGGG GTGGTGGAAGAAGACAACAGAGGGCcgatggaggagctgcagctgcttgtGCAGAGTCTGACCAGGAAGGTGGGGGAAGCTGAGGAGCGCTACAGCTTGCTGCAGGAGCAGACAGACAGGCTCAGAGAGCTGCTGACCTCCAACCAGGAGCAGTACAGCCAGAAAGAGAGCATGTACCAGCAGAAC ATCCAGACGTTCAACGACATAATCATTCAGAAGGATAACCAGCTAATGGAGATCTACCAGATGCACGAGCAAGAGCTCTTCAAGCTGGCAGCAAAGTCAGATGCCAGTGCAGACTTGGAGCAGGTACCGACTGCATCTTTTTGA
- the LOC112141915 gene encoding golgin subfamily B member 1 isoform X2, producing MLKWFSGEEGEPGSGGPGSPRNAAGLGEVAMEEVAERLAQTERLVTQLKEMIREKDAALQSKDEELKVEKEASEAKLSKLRLQSKAKVTSLTAQLEELKKHADPASLTHSKKASSEGAEHASRGKIVLLKKKVEELEQQLTLRDQELENKKKELEALLQRGEEMDVMLMEKEKRLEEKEAYIVHLQTGLSGEKPSTPVPEHGVVEEDNRGPMEELQLLVQSLTRKVGEAEERYSLLQEQTDRLRELLTSNQEQYSQKESMYQQNIQTFNDIIIQKDNQLMEIYQMHEQELFKLAAKSDASADLEQVPTASF from the exons ATGCTGAAATGGTTTTCTGGAGAGGAGGGAGAGCCTGGCTCTGGA GGTCCAGGCTCTCCCCGCAATGCTGCTGGGCTGGGCGAGGTTGCCATGGAGGAGGTGGCGGAGAGGCTGGCTCAAACGGAGCGGCTGGTCACTCAGCTGAAGGAGATGATACGGGAAAAGGACGCAGCTCTCCAGTCCAAGGATGAGGAGCTAAAG GTGGAGAAAGAGGCGAGTGAGGCCAAGTTGTCAAAGCTCCGCCTCCAAAGCAAAGCCAAAGTGACATCCTTAACGGCAcagctggaggagctgaagaaACATGCAGACCCTGCCTCTCTGACTCACAGTAAGAAG GCGTCATCAGAGGGAGCAGAACATGCAAGTCGGGGAAAGATAGTGTTACTAAAGAAAAAGGTTGAAGAACTAGAACAGCAGCTCACCCTCAGAGACCAGGAACTGGAGAACAAG AAAAAGGAGTTGGAGGCGCTTCTTCAGCGGGGGGAGGAAATGGACGTCATGCTGATGGAGAAAGAGAAGAGGCTGGAAGAGAAAGAAGCTTACATTGTCCATCTGCAGACGGGGTTGTCTGGAGAAAAGCCCAGCACGCCAGTGCCAGAACATGGG GTGGTGGAAGAAGACAACAGAGGGCcgatggaggagctgcagctgcttgtGCAGAGTCTGACCAGGAAGGTGGGGGAAGCTGAGGAGCGCTACAGCTTGCTGCAGGAGCAGACAGACAGGCTCAGAGAGCTGCTGACCTCCAACCAGGAGCAGTACAGCCAGAAAGAGAGCATGTACCAGCAGAAC ATCCAGACGTTCAACGACATAATCATTCAGAAGGATAACCAGCTAATGGAGATCTACCAGATGCACGAGCAAGAGCTCTTCAAGCTGGCAGCAAAGTCAGATGCCAGTGCAGACTTGGAGCAGGTACCGACTGCATCTTTTTGA
- the LOC112141916 gene encoding uncharacterized protein LOC112141916, giving the protein MARYVWTYEETSYFFNLIRDKEITFILDSKQHRYATIYKDLEAAMKEAGFHKPWEILRSKWKTLKQKYMAEKRKLGQSGAGGKGQITFKYFFQMEEILGQRPMVASMASVINSMGDDDNGPDTPGTKDASKDSASSLDDESTTDAEMPGPSNTLEEEEREPQTPQSQQRWRNAKSRRSTLQSFLREQGRQDNAVLTTISEVLSRAVQCFERATEAAERHANALETLAGIRQPIVSDTRQQPPYFLQHPVRHQPQQPGYTTYIEPQHRFTQPPYRTQQVENESEPHSALSFQSTSTTYHIL; this is encoded by the exons ATGGCGCGGTATGTTTGGACTTACGAGGAGAcgagctatttttttaatttaattcgtGATAAAGAAATAACGTTCATTCTCGATTCAAAGCAGCACCGATATGCAACAATCTATAAAGACCTAGAAGCTGCAATGAAGGAAGCGGGTTTCCACAAGCCCTGGGAAATTTTACGGTCAAAATGGAAAAcactaaagcaaaaatacatggCGGAGAAGAGGAAGCTGGGACAAAGTGGCGCCGGGGGGAAAGGCCAGATCACCTTCAAGTACTTCTTCCAAATGGAGGAAATACTTGGACAAAGACCGATGGTGGCATCTATGGCATCCGTCATCAACAGCATGG GTGATGATGACAACGGTCCAGATACTCCAGGCACTAAAGATGCATCCAAGGATTCAGCAt CATCACTGGATGATGAGTCAACTACAGATGCAGAGATGCCTGGTCCTTCTAATACtttggaggaagaagagagGGAGCCACAAACACCCCAGAGCCAACAAAGGTGGAGAAACGCAAAAAGCAGAAGATCAACTCTTCAGAGCTTCCTGAGAGAACAGGGAAGACAGGATAATGCCGTCTTGACCACAATCAGCGAGGTCTTAAGTCGTGCTGTCCAATGTTTTGAGAGGGCAACCGAAGCAGCTGAGCGCCACGCTAATGCTCTTGAGACTTTAGCTGGAATTCGGCAACCCATTGTTTCAGACACACGCCAACAACCTCCTTATTTCCTGCAACATCCAGTCAGACACCAACCGCAGCAACCTGGATACACTACATACATTGAACCACAACATCGGTTCACTCAACCTCCATACCGTACACAACAAGTGGAGAATGAGTCTGAACCTCACTCAGCTTTGTCATTCCAAAGCACTTCAACCACATACCATATTTTGTAA